A window from Neobacillus sp. PS3-40 encodes these proteins:
- a CDS encoding F0F1 ATP synthase subunit delta, producing the protein MTVSTVAKRYSLALFRIVKDIQLLDKVEEELRVIKEVLFYNADLTAVLKSPKFTNKNKKVLLKEAFSTVNPFVLNTLMLLIDRHREDQIVEVADGFFELANDERGIAEAKVYSIRPLTDSEKEGLSSTFAEKVGKKSLRIENIVDSNLLGGIKLRIGNRIYDGSLRGKLDRLERKLLS; encoded by the coding sequence ATGACGGTCTCGACGGTAGCGAAACGGTACTCATTAGCACTTTTCCGAATCGTGAAGGATATTCAGCTTCTTGACAAAGTGGAAGAGGAGCTTCGCGTCATAAAAGAAGTGCTGTTTTATAATGCAGATTTAACAGCAGTACTAAAGTCTCCAAAATTTACAAACAAAAACAAAAAAGTGCTTTTAAAAGAAGCTTTTTCAACTGTAAATCCATTTGTATTAAATACACTGATGTTATTGATCGACCGCCATCGCGAAGATCAAATTGTTGAAGTGGCGGATGGATTTTTTGAACTTGCGAATGATGAAAGAGGGATAGCTGAGGCTAAGGTTTATAGCATACGTCCTTTAACTGATTCCGAAAAAGAAGGATTGTCTTCTACATTTGCAGAAAAAGTAGGGAAAAAATCGCTTCGAATTGAAAATATTGTTGATTCCAATCTACTTGGTGGTATTAAGCTAAGAATTGGAAATCGAATATATGACGGATCACTACGCGGTAAGCTAGACCGTCTTGAACGTAAATTGTTAAGCTAA
- a CDS encoding F0F1 ATP synthase subunit B, producing MLASNLVLGAVEGVQFNGGDIIFQLLVFIVLLALLKKFAWGPLMGIMTTREEHIANEINAAENSRLEAKKILEEQRNLLKEARKDAQGLIENARKQGDIQRDEIIVLARSEAERIKEAAKLEIDQQKEKAVAAIREQVASLSVLIASKVIEKELSAEDQDKLINEYIHEAGEKQ from the coding sequence GTGTTAGCAAGCAATCTTGTATTGGGTGCCGTTGAAGGCGTCCAGTTTAATGGTGGAGACATCATCTTCCAATTACTTGTTTTTATCGTTTTGTTAGCATTGCTTAAAAAATTCGCGTGGGGTCCTTTAATGGGCATTATGACAACTCGTGAAGAGCATATTGCAAATGAAATCAATGCGGCAGAAAATAGCCGTCTTGAAGCTAAAAAAATACTAGAAGAACAAAGAAACCTTTTAAAAGAAGCTCGAAAAGATGCACAGGGCTTAATTGAAAACGCAAGAAAACAAGGTGACATACAACGCGATGAAATTATTGTGTTAGCTCGTTCTGAAGCTGAACGGATTAAAGAAGCTGCCAAGCTTGAAATTGATCAGCAGAAAGAGAAAGCAGTTGCTGCCATTCGTGAGCAAGTTGCATCCTTGTCTGTCTTAATTGCTTCTAAAGTTATTGAAAAAGAATTAAGTGCCGAAGATCAAGACAAGCTTATCAACGAATATATACATGAGGCAGGAGAAAAGCAATGA
- the atpE gene encoding F0F1 ATP synthase subunit C encodes MNLIAAAIAIGLAAVGAGIGNGLIVGRTVEGIARQPEARGLLQTTMFIGVALVEALPIIGVVIAFMVLGR; translated from the coding sequence ATGAATCTTATAGCAGCAGCAATTGCAATTGGTCTAGCAGCAGTAGGCGCAGGTATTGGTAACGGTCTTATTGTTGGTCGTACGGTGGAAGGAATTGCCCGTCAGCCAGAAGCTCGCGGTTTATTACAAACAACAATGTTTATCGGTGTTGCGTTAGTTGAAGCCTTGCCAATTATCGGCGTAGTTATTGCGTTCATGGTATTAGGCCGTTAA
- the atpB gene encoding F0F1 ATP synthase subunit A, which produces MHHEAPVVKFMGLYFNLANILMITIASVIVFIIAILATRKLEMKPTGIQNFFEWVMDFVKGIINSTMDWKEGGRFHILGITLIFYIFVSNMIGLPFSVVINEKLWWKSPTADPIITLTLSVMVVVLSHFYGLKLKGAKGYAKGFFSPMAFLFPLKIIEEFANTLTLGLRLYGNIYAGELLLALLAGGLAHNGVIGTIAAVPLTLVWQGFSIFVGTIQAYIFTMLTMVYMAHKVSHDH; this is translated from the coding sequence ATGCATCATGAAGCTCCTGTGGTAAAATTCATGGGCCTTTATTTCAATTTAGCAAACATCTTGATGATTACGATTGCGAGTGTCATTGTTTTTATCATTGCAATCCTTGCCACCCGAAAGCTTGAAATGAAGCCAACCGGAATTCAAAATTTCTTCGAATGGGTAATGGACTTTGTTAAGGGCATTATCAATAGTACAATGGATTGGAAGGAAGGTGGAAGATTTCATATTCTGGGGATTACATTGATATTTTATATCTTTGTTTCCAATATGATAGGACTTCCATTTTCAGTCGTTATTAATGAAAAATTATGGTGGAAATCACCAACGGCAGATCCTATTATTACGTTGACATTATCAGTAATGGTTGTGGTGCTTTCCCATTTCTATGGTTTAAAGCTAAAGGGAGCAAAAGGATATGCAAAAGGTTTTTTCAGTCCAATGGCATTCCTATTTCCGTTAAAAATTATTGAAGAATTTGCTAATACATTGACGCTCGGTCTGCGGCTATATGGTAACATCTATGCCGGTGAATTACTACTTGCACTATTAGCAGGAGGTTTGGCACACAACGGGGTGATCGGTACTATTGCAGCAGTACCATTAACCTTAGTATGGCAAGGGTTCTCAATTTTTGTAGGCACAATCCAGGCTTATATCTTCACCATGCTAACAATGGTTTACATGGCACATAAAGTGAGTCATGACCATTAA
- a CDS encoding ATP synthase subunit I encodes MPEFIEMYNRQRKWTLYLLSIYVLGWGFTSYQTIFLGLSLGTCFSFLNLWFLIRKMKSFDKAISKGKKVRSLGSLSRMATAAIAAIIALKYPEYFSIVCVALGLMTSYLVIMIDYLFHFFYKNK; translated from the coding sequence ATGCCAGAATTTATAGAAATGTACAATAGGCAGCGGAAATGGACGCTTTATTTATTGTCTATTTATGTTCTTGGCTGGGGCTTTACTTCTTATCAAACTATCTTTTTAGGGTTGAGTCTTGGAACTTGCTTTAGTTTCCTTAATCTCTGGTTTTTGATAAGGAAGATGAAGAGTTTTGACAAGGCTATTTCAAAAGGCAAAAAGGTTCGCTCACTGGGGTCCTTATCAAGGATGGCTACCGCTGCAATTGCAGCAATCATAGCATTAAAATACCCAGAGTATTTCAGTATTGTTTGTGTTGCATTGGGATTAATGACTTCTTATCTAGTCATTATGATAGATTATCTTTTTCACTTTTTTTATAAAAATAAATAA
- a CDS encoding AtpZ/AtpI family protein — protein MRQNNRNPFQAMALMSAILSQLVGSIIIGIFSGRWLDRRWDSEPIFLIIGLFIGLAAGIYSMLLSIRHFYSGD, from the coding sequence ATGCGTCAAAACAACCGCAATCCATTTCAAGCAATGGCCCTAATGTCCGCCATCCTCTCACAGTTAGTAGGATCCATTATCATAGGTATTTTTTCAGGTAGATGGTTGGATCGTCGCTGGGATTCGGAGCCAATTTTCTTAATAATCGGATTGTTTATTGGATTAGCGGCAGGAATTTATTCCATGCTTCTTTCGATCCGCCACTTTTATTCAGGAGATTAA
- a CDS encoding S8 family serine peptidase, with amino-acid sequence MKKFIILLSTILLLPIQSSATILSTSTVATSTLSNPPIPKESITIVILKKPHSEQEIKNLLAPYPELQIRHIFQEAVYGFSVKGNIETIEKLTKNNQIVNVSPVSTYQAESEENIRMIGGDAVRMFFDHKDRRLTGEGVKVGVIDTGIDYTHPDLRKSYGGGRDIVDGDTDPMETRGSAGKATLHGTHVAGIIAGNGKIQGVAPKAKIIAYRALGPGGAGTTEQVLAAIEQAIKDKVDVVNLSLGNDVNGPDLPISLALNRAVDKGIVAVVASGNAGPDVWTVGSPGTASKAISVGASTPIMEIPYFLIEGTKEKIRIEPMTGSGKFDFDRSVDLVEGGIGKKEDLKNVFGKIALIKRGGLTFTEKAKNAYDAGAKAVLIYNNTSGRFMGNLEKQLSIPVGSLSKTEGEFLKGKGTLTARITTLEEKDQLADFSSRGPVTGSWEIKPDIVAPGVAIQSTIPGGYLSLQGTSMAAPHIAGACALIKQAHPNWTPLQIKAAIMNTAKPLVKKESTLYHTYEQGAGRIQITNAVNASSLVTPSSIQFGKFQLADRKDRHSAYVNVENTSSKIMRYSFKIPEQAEGLRWKLPFTFTLMPGQKREIEIELTVEPSFFKKKIQDGYLSLTTGTDTIQIPYIYVLEEPDYPRVMGFDIGKGDKPGTYRYEVYLPGGADEFGIALFKKEDYRFVGFLDTGRNLRKGMVRKEIAVEQLPAEGIYIAKVFAKKAKKEDFIETEITIVKTEE; translated from the coding sequence ATGAAAAAATTCATCATTCTTTTATCCACAATACTTTTGCTACCCATCCAGTCCTCCGCCACCATTTTATCCACTTCAACTGTAGCCACCTCAACTCTATCAAATCCACCAATACCGAAAGAATCCATTACAATTGTGATCCTGAAAAAACCGCATTCCGAACAAGAAATAAAAAATCTCCTCGCTCCGTACCCAGAACTGCAGATCCGCCATATTTTTCAGGAGGCAGTCTACGGATTTTCTGTTAAAGGGAATATCGAAACAATCGAGAAGCTAACAAAGAACAATCAAATAGTGAATGTCTCACCTGTTAGCACCTATCAAGCAGAATCAGAAGAAAATATTAGAATGATTGGCGGTGACGCAGTCAGAATGTTTTTTGACCATAAGGATCGGCGGTTAACAGGCGAGGGGGTAAAGGTGGGAGTGATTGATACAGGGATTGATTACACACATCCAGATCTCAGGAAAAGCTATGGTGGCGGAAGGGATATTGTCGATGGTGACACTGATCCGATGGAAACCCGTGGATCCGCAGGCAAAGCTACTCTTCATGGCACCCATGTTGCTGGAATTATAGCTGGAAATGGTAAAATTCAAGGTGTTGCCCCTAAGGCGAAAATAATCGCCTATAGGGCACTTGGACCTGGTGGGGCAGGGACAACGGAGCAAGTTCTCGCAGCGATTGAACAAGCCATTAAAGATAAAGTCGATGTGGTTAATTTATCGCTTGGTAATGATGTTAATGGACCAGATCTACCGATTAGTCTTGCGCTCAATCGAGCAGTTGATAAAGGAATTGTAGCTGTTGTAGCCTCGGGAAATGCAGGGCCTGATGTGTGGACGGTTGGATCACCAGGGACTGCTTCTAAAGCAATATCTGTTGGGGCATCGACACCGATAATGGAGATACCTTATTTTTTAATAGAAGGAACTAAAGAAAAAATTCGGATTGAGCCTATGACTGGCTCAGGTAAATTTGACTTTGACCGTTCAGTTGACCTTGTAGAAGGAGGAATTGGGAAAAAGGAGGATCTAAAGAATGTATTCGGGAAAATAGCTCTAATCAAAAGAGGGGGTTTAACGTTTACTGAGAAAGCCAAAAATGCTTATGATGCAGGAGCAAAAGCCGTCCTAATTTACAACAATACAAGTGGAAGATTCATGGGTAACCTTGAGAAGCAACTATCGATTCCTGTTGGATCCTTATCAAAAACGGAGGGGGAATTTTTAAAAGGGAAAGGAACACTAACGGCCCGAATTACTACCTTAGAAGAAAAAGACCAGCTTGCCGACTTTAGCTCAAGGGGACCAGTTACGGGTTCGTGGGAAATTAAGCCGGATATTGTTGCACCTGGTGTGGCCATTCAATCAACCATCCCGGGCGGCTATTTATCGCTACAAGGCACAAGTATGGCTGCTCCACATATTGCCGGGGCATGTGCGCTTATAAAACAAGCACATCCCAATTGGACACCGTTGCAAATTAAAGCGGCCATTATGAACACGGCAAAACCTCTCGTTAAAAAGGAGAGCACACTCTACCATACGTATGAACAAGGAGCTGGAAGGATTCAAATAACAAATGCGGTGAATGCAAGTTCACTTGTCACGCCGAGTTCTATTCAATTTGGAAAGTTCCAATTGGCAGATCGAAAAGACAGGCATAGCGCTTATGTAAATGTTGAAAATACAAGCAGCAAAATAATGCGTTATTCCTTTAAAATCCCGGAACAAGCTGAGGGTCTAAGGTGGAAGCTGCCATTCACCTTTACACTGATGCCCGGACAAAAGCGCGAGATAGAAATCGAACTCACCGTTGAGCCTAGTTTTTTTAAGAAGAAAATCCAAGACGGCTACTTGTCTTTAACAACAGGGACAGATACCATCCAAATCCCGTATATTTATGTTTTAGAAGAGCCAGACTACCCAAGAGTCATGGGTTTTGATATAGGGAAGGGTGATAAGCCTGGCACATATAGATATGAGGTTTATTTACCTGGAGGGGCCGACGAGTTTGGAATTGCATTATTTAAAAAAGAAGATTACCGTTTTGTTGGGTTTTTGGATACCGGAAGGAATTTGCGAAAAGGAATGGTTCGTAAAGAAATTGCTGTTGAACAGCTTCCAGCAGAAGGGATATATATAGCCAAAGTTTTTGCAAAAAAGGCCAAAAAGGAAGATTTTATCGAAACAGAAATCACGATTGTAAAAACGGAGGAATAA